tctctATTTTTGTGACTGTAGGTACGTGGGAAACATTCATACACAGGTGACAGAGCCACTACTTCAGGAAGTTTTTGTCTCTACTGGTCCTGTTGAAGGCTGCAAGCTAATTAGAAAAGAGAAGGTATTTATTCCTGATGCATGAGTTTGTCAAACAACGAGCATGCATTAAAGTACTGTGTATCATCTTTATTAAGTGTAGCCATTGGATTTTGTCTTTACCTTTTTCTTCTAGTGACTgtatattatagtatatattctCACTACTGATATTATTTTCTCTGCAGTCATCCTATGGATTTATTCACTACTTCGACCGCAGATCGGCTGCACTTGCTATATTGTCACTTAACGGAAGGCATCTGTAAGCTGTGTACTATTAAATTTTGTTGCTTAGTTAAAAGTGAAAGCTAGAAACTTTGTTTGGTAGTGCATTAGGCCGGACACGTAAGATTGTAAAGACATGGCAGTGGCTTTGTAGACATTTTGAACTTTTTGGTTGCAAACAGGTGTATAGCTACAATGATGCAATAATAATTATACATTAACAACATACATTCTGATAAGCTTCTGCGGttgatgtttttaattatgtCAAAGAATATTGTAAACTAAATCATTTGTAGTCTAGGTAAATATGATAAGAAGATGCATAACTAGGAGTATTATGTGAATAAGACTCTACTAAAGTTAATTGCTCTAATGTTATATTTAAACACATTCTTATAAGGGTCAAGTAATATAATagaacatttttttttcaatttgtgATACATACTAGCAAAAAACAAGAAATTTTGCCAGCTTAATAAGACCCATACATGTGCATACAGCCTCAGAAATGTTAATGTGtatctttaattttaattgtaatttaCAGATTTGGGCAGCCTATAAAAGTCAATTGGGCATATGCTGGCGGGCAGAGGGAGGATACGTCAAGTAGGTCACAAAGTTTTACTTGCAAATTAAAGATTTTTCCAGCATGCATTTAACCACATAGAATTTCAGTTTGTATATAGTGTGCATGTGTATATGCTTGATAACACCCTTTCTTTTTGTAGGTCACTATAACATTTTTGTTGGCGATCTCAGCCCTGAAGTCACTGACGCTACGTTGTATGCATGTTTTTCTGTCTATCAGAGTTGCTCGTAAGTGTCGCCTTTTTTCCATCCTTTGATAATGATAGGTTCATATATTGCTATCAGCTCAGTGTGTATCAAGTGTGTATTAAATTTTCTCATTCTGTAGTGATGCAAGGGTTATGTGGGATCAGAAGACTGGGCGATCAAGAGGGTTTGGGTTTGTCTCTTTTAAAAATCAAGCGgtatattttcttataagaaCCTTTAAGGACaaagtgaataattttttattttttgtcctgTAATTTTGTAACATTGGACAATTGTATTCTTTTTCTAGGATGCTCAGAGTGCAATTAACGATCTAACAGGTATTATTTTTGGCGTGTAGTCTATCTACTGTTTAATTGTTTtcacatcatcataaatatatcATGCTGGGTTGCCGATAAATTTTCTTACATGCCTAATCTGATgcatttcaaattaatattgcTGTTTTCTAATTTCCTTGGGTAGGGAAATGGCTCGGCAACAAACAGATACGTTGTAACTGGGCAACCAAAGGTGCTGGTACTAATGACGACAGGCAGACTTTAGATAATAAAAGTGTTGTAGAATTAACAAGTGGCTCCTCAGGTGAGTATGCTTAAGAGGTGTTGATTTATGTTGACAAGCATAGTCTGGATTTGGACATGGATCATGGTACTGACATCTTGTTTTCTATTCATTGCAGAAGATGGTAAGGAGGGGGTCAACAGTGATGCTCCTGAAAATAATCCTCAGTACACTACTGTTTACGTTGGCAACCTTTCACCAGAGGCAAGAGTCTTTGCGTCTTCCTTTATAATTGTCAATATTATAGTACTCATCTCACACCTATATCTAGCTGTAGTTCTGAATTGGCGTACAAAGACCATCTTGTTTAATTTAGTCAGCTGAATTTAGCACCAAAGACACATCTTACCTTCAGTTCACAGCTGACAGCACCTAATGTATATCTGAACAATGACAGTGATAAATATCCCTCAGGGATATACAAGGCATCTTCTGAATTAGCTTTTTAAGGCCATCTTGTGTCATCAAGTCAGCTGTATCTAGTATCTGCCACTTGAAGAAATATCTTACAGTCGGTTCACAACACCTAATATAGTGCTTAAGTCTAATTTCAATTATCCTCAATGGAAGAACAGCATAAATGTTGAGGAAATGTGTGCTAAAACATGATCTACAATTATTCCCTTCAAGTTAtggattaaaattgaaaatatttcattaatGATAAAAACTGTTACCGAATTGCAGGTAAATCAGGCTGACCTTCACCGCCACTTCCATGCTCTTAATGCCGGAACAATTGAGGAAGTTCGTATCCAACGTGACAAAGGCTTTGGTTTTGTTAGATACAGTAATCACTCAGAGGCAGCGCTGGCTATTCAGATGGGAAATAATCACTCAATTCTCTACGGAAAAATAATTAAGGTCCACTTTTTTATGTTAGCACTTGTTAAGTGTTTATTGCTTTAGTTTCATGAGGGTTAATAGAGATCATGGATTAATTACTTAAAATTCACTTGGCACTTTATAGGGCCTAATTTCTAAGTGTACAAAAATTTGTTCCAGTCAGATTACGCAATTTTGCAGTGTTTACTTGTTTCAGAAAAATTGTTTGGCAGTTTAGAGGCCCAGTTTACTTGCTAAGTACATTTTGCGTGGTATTCCACAACAAAATAGTGCTTGCAGCTGACAATAATTACTTTAAATAATAACAGTAGTTTAGCTGATGGTAATTACTTTGACTAATAGCAGTAGCGTAGCTGATAGTAATTACTTTAACTACTAACAGTGTACTATTTGTATTGGTCCCTGGTGTATGGTACTTCGATTGGTAGTTAACATGCTGATTTGTGTCTCCACGGTCATCCAGGTGTAGTGGAAGGATTAGGTGTTTGTCCATTTGATACTGTAGAATGTAGATCTCTTGCCACTTTGGAGTATAAATCATCTATATCTTTCATGTCATGACCTTAAAGAAATGCAATTGTTTTTGAATATGTTGCCTCTTCAAATCAATCCCTTTGCTATCATATAGTGCTGATTGAACTTTGTGAATATCTGTACTATATGTACCATGTTGCAATTGCTATCTAATGTGTTGTTTAGTTGTAATACTTCCCTTGTAAACTGCTCTCTTCCATATATTTACAGGTCATGTAGTTGTGATATTCTACATAGATATTTGCCTTAACCTTTcgtatatctatatttttgctTTTTTAGTGCTTGTGGGGAAGCAAACCCACTCCACCTGGGACGAGCTCAAATCCACTTCCCCCTCCCGCACCGGCACCTATGCAAGGTCTTTCCCCTTCTGATCTCTTGGCCTACGAGCGACAAATAGCAATGAGCAAGATGGGAGGGGTCCATCCATTGTTGCACCCGCAAATGCAGCTTCCAATTAAACAAGGATCTATGGGAATGGGTGCTGCAGGGGCAAGCCAGGCGATATATGATGGGGGTTTCCAGAATGCTGCTGCTGCCCATCAGCTCATGTACTACCAGTGAATGATTATGTTGTTATATCTGTCTTTGGTTTTTGTCCTGCATTTGCAGGCTTTGTTGAGTGTTTAAATAAAAACTTTAGGAGGCTTTTTGtgatcttttttaattttttcactcTTACATTGTGATGGGCTTTCCTTGCTTCATCCTTTTCAGtgtatcattttaattttaagtagCGACTAGCGAGTGACCTAATTATGTTA
This genomic window from Daucus carota subsp. sativus chromosome 7, DH1 v3.0, whole genome shotgun sequence contains:
- the LOC108196604 gene encoding oligouridylate-binding protein 1B isoform X2; protein product: MQQRLKQQQEAALMQQQAALLQQHSLYHPGFLAPPPPQIEPIPSGNLPPGFDPTTCRSVYVGNIHTQVTEPLLQEVFVSTGPVEGCKLIRKEKSSYGFIHYFDRRSAALAILSLNGRHLFGQPIKVNWAYAGGQREDTSSHYNIFVGDLSPEVTDATLYACFSVYQSCSDARVMWDQKTGRSRGFGFVSFKNQADAQSAINDLTGKWLGNKQIRCNWATKGAGTNDDRQTLDNKSVVELTSGSSDGKEGVNSDAPENNPQYTTVYVGNLSPEVNQADLHRHFHALNAGTIEEVRIQRDKGFGFVRYSNHSEAALAIQMGNNHSILYGKIIKCLWGSKPTPPGTSSNPLPPPAPAPMQGLSPSDLLAYERQIAMSKMGGVHPLLHPQMQLPIKQGSMGMGAAGASQAIYDGGFQNAAAAHQLMYYQ
- the LOC108196604 gene encoding oligouridylate-binding protein 1B isoform X1, producing MQQRLKQQQEAALMQQQAALLQQHSLYHPGFLAPPPPQIEPIPSGNLPPGFDPTTCRSVYVGNIHTQVTEPLLQEVFVSTGPVEGCKLIRKEKSSYGFIHYFDRRSAALAILSLNGRHLFGQPIKVNWAYAGGQREDTSSHYNIFVGDLSPEVTDATLYACFSVYQSCSDARVMWDQKTGRSRGFGFVSFKNQADAQSAINDLTGKWLGNKQIRCNWATKGAGTNDDRQTLDNKSVVELTSGSSEDGKEGVNSDAPENNPQYTTVYVGNLSPEVNQADLHRHFHALNAGTIEEVRIQRDKGFGFVRYSNHSEAALAIQMGNNHSILYGKIIKCLWGSKPTPPGTSSNPLPPPAPAPMQGLSPSDLLAYERQIAMSKMGGVHPLLHPQMQLPIKQGSMGMGAAGASQAIYDGGFQNAAAAHQLMYYQ